Proteins from one Falco naumanni isolate bFalNau1 chromosome 10, bFalNau1.pat, whole genome shotgun sequence genomic window:
- the ZHX3 gene encoding zinc fingers and homeoboxes protein 3 isoform X1 — MASKRKSTTPCMIPVKTLVLQETELDAVEEVREGTQQDAPVEGPAAGDTGASNSNNGALSNGHRGVADSDTYICKSCDFGSQDVHHFFGHLDSEHSDFSKDPAFACVACKFLANSHEGLSHHNAESHAGETSFVWRVAKQDNHTTVEQSLCEAASSHDLPGEVAEEGADGQSEIIITKTPIMKIMKGKPEAKKIHTLKENVSSQLGSESEAKDGEHSFPNGSVPASQPTASSTKSSHIANGSIIGNVPVLQAGVAQLVSLQQQPPLHQQLPTSKSLPKVMIPLSSIPTYNAAMDSNSFLKNSFHKFPYPTKAELCYLTVVTKYPEEQLKIWFTAQRLKQGISWSPEEIEDARKKMFNTVIQSVPQPTITVLNTPLVANPGSVPHLIQATLPGHVVGQPEGTGGLLVTQPIMANGLKGTSSSFSLAVTSVPKPQPVAQHSTVTSSNTSGVKVVNSAQSLLTACPAISSQTFLDPNMYKNKKSHEQLSALKGSFCRNQFPGQAEVERLTKITGLSTKEIRKWFSDRRYHYRNVRGGRAVFPGDSALDSLSEIPFDVSPRGAELSPAAAAATPAPHPPPRRQSWHQAPDFTPTKYKERAPEQLKALESSFAQNPLPAEEEVNRLRGETKMTRREIDSWFSERRKKKVAEENKKVEEAARQEEEEVENGGGEGEDSLDELRAAGENGSVDASGNNPNSMERKVSPIKINLKNLRVTESNGKGELLGTGANEKGDGSSSRPPTPPKTKLNFKKTAQQRHLLKQMFVQTQRPTNQEYDAIVSQTGLPRAEVIRWFGDSRYGYKNGQLKWYENYRRGVFPPGLVEVSPAGQEVLEGYYEKHKGLREEDVPGLCERSHLSAQQLKVWFAVKAEEESRGPGPEEACAGKAAGSRKGPCEASSEVSESGESWEPGGQEGSAGTPDAPGPPPAARLETD, encoded by the exons ATGGctagcaaaagaaaatccacaacTCCCTGCATGATACCAGTAAAAACACTGGTGCTTCAGGAGACTGAACTGGATGCTGTAGAAGAGGTTCGTGAAGGAACGCAACAAGATGCTCCTGTGGAAGGGCCAGCAGCTGGTGATACTGGTGCCAGTAACAGCAATAACGGAGCTTTGTCTAACGGGCACCGTGGTGTTGCAGATAGCGACACTTACATCTGTAAGTCTTGTGACTTTGGATCTCAAGACGTTCATCACTTCTTTGGGCACTTGGATTCTGAGCACTCAGACTTTAGCAAAGACCCTGCGTTTGCATGTGTTGCATGCAAGTTTCTGGCAAACAGCCATGAAGGGCTCTCTCACCACAATGCAGAGTCGCACGCTGGTGAAACGAGTTTTGTCTGGAGGGTGGCTAAGCAAGACAATCACACAACTGTGGAGCAAAGTCTCTGCGAGGCCGCCAGCAGCCATGATCTGCCGGGAGAGGTTGCTGAAGAAGGGGCAGACGGTCAGTCTGAAATTATCATTACCAAAACCCCCATCATGAAGATAATGAAAGGTAAACCTGAGGCCAAAAAAATCCACACGCTGAAGGAGAATGTGTCAAGTCAGCTGGGCAGTGAGTCGGAGGCAAAAGACGGGGAGCATTCATTCCCAAACGGGtctgtgccagccagccagcccacTGCAAGTTCGACAAAATCATCTCATATAGCGAATGGCTCCATCATAGGAAACGTGCCTGTTCTGCAGGCGGGTGTTGCACAACTTGTGTCACTGCAACAGCAACCCCCGCTACATCAGCAGCTACCTACGTCCAAGTCCCTTCCCAAGGTGATGATTCCCCTGAGCAGCATTCCCACATACAACGCTGCCATGGACTCCAACAGCTTCCTGAAAAACTCTTTCCACAAGTTTCCCTACCCCACCAAAGCTGAGCTCTGCTACTTGACCGTGGTGACGAAGTACCcagaagagcagctgaagaTCTGGTTCACTGCCCAGAGGTTGAAGCAGGGCATCAGCTGGTCACCAGAGGAGATCGAAGATGCCAGAAAGAAGATGTTCAACACTGTTATTCAGTCTGTGCCGCAACCCACCATTACAGTTTTGAACACACCGCTGGTTGCGAATCCTGGGAGCGTACCCCATCTTATTCAGGCAACTTTACCAGGCCACGTGGTGGGGCAGCCGGAGGGGACGGGGGGGCTGCTGGTCACGCAGCCCATCATGGCAAACGGGTTGAAGGGCACTAGCTCCTCCTTCAGCTTGGCGGTGACTTCTGTCCCCAAGCCACAGCCggtggcacagcacagcacggTGACCTCCAGCAACACGTCAGGGGTGAAAGTGGTCAACAGCGCCCAGTCGCTGCTCACTGCCTGCCCGGCGATCTCCTCGCAGACCTTCCTGGATCCCAACATGTACAAAAACAAGAAGTCCCACGAGCAGCTCTCAGCCTTGAAAGGCAGCTTCTGCAGAAACCAGTTCCCTGGCCAGGCCGAAGTTGAGCGGCTGACAAAAATCACGGGCCTGTCTACCAAGGAGATTCGAAAATGGTTCAGCGATAGGCGGTACCACTACAGGAACGTGAGAGGCGGCCGAGCCGTCTTCCCCGGAGACAGCGCTCTTGATTCCTTGTCCGAAATACCCTTCGATGTCTCACCCAgaggagctgagctgagccctGCAGCGGCGGCGGCCACGCCGGCCCCTCaccccccgccgcggcggcagTCATGGCACCAGGCGCCCGACTTCACACCCACCAAGTACAAGGAGCGGGCGCCGGAGCAGCTGAAGGCCCTGGAGAGCAGTTTTGCCCAAAATCCCCTTCCCGCAGAGGAAGAGGTGAACCGCCTGAGGGGGGAAACAAAGATGACACGGAGGGAGATCGATAGCTGGTTCTcggagaggaggaagaagaaggtggcagaggaaaataagaaagtGGAGGAGGCGGCtcggcaggaggaggaggaggtggagaacggtggtggggaaggagaagacTCCTTGGATGAGCTGAGGGCTGCGGGCGAGAATGGCTCAGTCGATGCCTCTGGCAACAACCCCAACTCCATGGAGCGGAAAGTGAGTCCCATCAAAATCAACCTGAAGAACCTGCGAGTGACTGAGTCCAATGGCAAAGGTGAATTACTGGGGACCGGCGCAAATGAGAAAGGGGATGGCAGCTCCAGCAGGCCGCCCACCCCTccaaaaaccaaactgaactttaaaaaaacgGCCCAGCAGCGGCACCTGCTGAAGCAAATGTTCGTGCAGACCCAGCGGCCCACGAACCAGGAGTACGACGCCATCGTTTCCCAGACGGGTCTGCCACGGGCCGAGGTCATTCGCTGGTTCGGGGACAGCCGGTATGGCTACAAGAACGGGCAGCTGAAGTGGTATGAGAACTACAGGCGGGGGGTCTTCCCCCCGGGGCTGGTGGAGGTCAGCCCCGCCGgccaggaggtgctggagggCTACTACGAGAAGCACAAGGGGCTGCGGGAGGAGGACGTGCCCGGGCTCTGCGAGCGCTCCCACCTCAGCGCCCAGCAGCTCAAGGTGTGGTTCGCCGTGAAGGcggaggaggagagcagggggCCCGGCCCCGAGGAGGCCTGTGCCGGCAAGGCGGCGGGAAGCCGCAAAGGGCCGTGCGAAGCCAGCTCAGAGGTGTCGGAGAGCGGCGAGTCGTGGGAGCCGGGCGGCCAGGAGGGCAGCGCCGGGACCCCCGATGCCCCTGGCCCGCCGCCCGCTGCGCGGCTCG aaacagactgA
- the ZHX3 gene encoding zinc fingers and homeoboxes protein 3 isoform X2: MASKRKSTTPCMIPVKTLVLQETELDAVEEVREGTQQDAPVEGPAAGDTGASNSNNGALSNGHRGVADSDTYICKSCDFGSQDVHHFFGHLDSEHSDFSKDPAFACVACKFLANSHEGLSHHNAESHAGETSFVWRVAKQDNHTTVEQSLCEAASSHDLPGEVAEEGADGQSEIIITKTPIMKIMKGKPEAKKIHTLKENVSSQLGSESEAKDGEHSFPNGSVPASQPTASSTKSSHIANGSIIGNVPVLQAGVAQLVSLQQQPPLHQQLPTSKSLPKVMIPLSSIPTYNAAMDSNSFLKNSFHKFPYPTKAELCYLTVVTKYPEEQLKIWFTAQRLKQGISWSPEEIEDARKKMFNTVIQSVPQPTITVLNTPLVANPGSVPHLIQATLPGHVVGQPEGTGGLLVTQPIMANGLKGTSSSFSLAVTSVPKPQPVAQHSTVTSSNTSGVKVVNSAQSLLTACPAISSQTFLDPNMYKNKKSHEQLSALKGSFCRNQFPGQAEVERLTKITGLSTKEIRKWFSDRRYHYRNVRGGRAVFPGDSALDSLSEIPFDVSPRGAELSPAAAAATPAPHPPPRRQSWHQAPDFTPTKYKERAPEQLKALESSFAQNPLPAEEEVNRLRGETKMTRREIDSWFSERRKKKVAEENKKVEEAARQEEEEVENGGGEGEDSLDELRAAGENGSVDASGNNPNSMERKVSPIKINLKNLRVTESNGKGELLGTGANEKGDGSSSRPPTPPKTKLNFKKTAQQRHLLKQMFVQTQRPTNQEYDAIVSQTGLPRAEVIRWFGDSRYGYKNGQLKWYENYRRGVFPPGLVEVSPAGQEVLEGYYEKHKGLREEDVPGLCERSHLSAQQLKVWFAVKAEEESRGPGPEEACAGKAAGSRKGPCEASSEVSESGESWEPGGQEGSAGTPDAPGPPPAARLGLG; the protein is encoded by the exons ATGGctagcaaaagaaaatccacaacTCCCTGCATGATACCAGTAAAAACACTGGTGCTTCAGGAGACTGAACTGGATGCTGTAGAAGAGGTTCGTGAAGGAACGCAACAAGATGCTCCTGTGGAAGGGCCAGCAGCTGGTGATACTGGTGCCAGTAACAGCAATAACGGAGCTTTGTCTAACGGGCACCGTGGTGTTGCAGATAGCGACACTTACATCTGTAAGTCTTGTGACTTTGGATCTCAAGACGTTCATCACTTCTTTGGGCACTTGGATTCTGAGCACTCAGACTTTAGCAAAGACCCTGCGTTTGCATGTGTTGCATGCAAGTTTCTGGCAAACAGCCATGAAGGGCTCTCTCACCACAATGCAGAGTCGCACGCTGGTGAAACGAGTTTTGTCTGGAGGGTGGCTAAGCAAGACAATCACACAACTGTGGAGCAAAGTCTCTGCGAGGCCGCCAGCAGCCATGATCTGCCGGGAGAGGTTGCTGAAGAAGGGGCAGACGGTCAGTCTGAAATTATCATTACCAAAACCCCCATCATGAAGATAATGAAAGGTAAACCTGAGGCCAAAAAAATCCACACGCTGAAGGAGAATGTGTCAAGTCAGCTGGGCAGTGAGTCGGAGGCAAAAGACGGGGAGCATTCATTCCCAAACGGGtctgtgccagccagccagcccacTGCAAGTTCGACAAAATCATCTCATATAGCGAATGGCTCCATCATAGGAAACGTGCCTGTTCTGCAGGCGGGTGTTGCACAACTTGTGTCACTGCAACAGCAACCCCCGCTACATCAGCAGCTACCTACGTCCAAGTCCCTTCCCAAGGTGATGATTCCCCTGAGCAGCATTCCCACATACAACGCTGCCATGGACTCCAACAGCTTCCTGAAAAACTCTTTCCACAAGTTTCCCTACCCCACCAAAGCTGAGCTCTGCTACTTGACCGTGGTGACGAAGTACCcagaagagcagctgaagaTCTGGTTCACTGCCCAGAGGTTGAAGCAGGGCATCAGCTGGTCACCAGAGGAGATCGAAGATGCCAGAAAGAAGATGTTCAACACTGTTATTCAGTCTGTGCCGCAACCCACCATTACAGTTTTGAACACACCGCTGGTTGCGAATCCTGGGAGCGTACCCCATCTTATTCAGGCAACTTTACCAGGCCACGTGGTGGGGCAGCCGGAGGGGACGGGGGGGCTGCTGGTCACGCAGCCCATCATGGCAAACGGGTTGAAGGGCACTAGCTCCTCCTTCAGCTTGGCGGTGACTTCTGTCCCCAAGCCACAGCCggtggcacagcacagcacggTGACCTCCAGCAACACGTCAGGGGTGAAAGTGGTCAACAGCGCCCAGTCGCTGCTCACTGCCTGCCCGGCGATCTCCTCGCAGACCTTCCTGGATCCCAACATGTACAAAAACAAGAAGTCCCACGAGCAGCTCTCAGCCTTGAAAGGCAGCTTCTGCAGAAACCAGTTCCCTGGCCAGGCCGAAGTTGAGCGGCTGACAAAAATCACGGGCCTGTCTACCAAGGAGATTCGAAAATGGTTCAGCGATAGGCGGTACCACTACAGGAACGTGAGAGGCGGCCGAGCCGTCTTCCCCGGAGACAGCGCTCTTGATTCCTTGTCCGAAATACCCTTCGATGTCTCACCCAgaggagctgagctgagccctGCAGCGGCGGCGGCCACGCCGGCCCCTCaccccccgccgcggcggcagTCATGGCACCAGGCGCCCGACTTCACACCCACCAAGTACAAGGAGCGGGCGCCGGAGCAGCTGAAGGCCCTGGAGAGCAGTTTTGCCCAAAATCCCCTTCCCGCAGAGGAAGAGGTGAACCGCCTGAGGGGGGAAACAAAGATGACACGGAGGGAGATCGATAGCTGGTTCTcggagaggaggaagaagaaggtggcagaggaaaataagaaagtGGAGGAGGCGGCtcggcaggaggaggaggaggtggagaacggtggtggggaaggagaagacTCCTTGGATGAGCTGAGGGCTGCGGGCGAGAATGGCTCAGTCGATGCCTCTGGCAACAACCCCAACTCCATGGAGCGGAAAGTGAGTCCCATCAAAATCAACCTGAAGAACCTGCGAGTGACTGAGTCCAATGGCAAAGGTGAATTACTGGGGACCGGCGCAAATGAGAAAGGGGATGGCAGCTCCAGCAGGCCGCCCACCCCTccaaaaaccaaactgaactttaaaaaaacgGCCCAGCAGCGGCACCTGCTGAAGCAAATGTTCGTGCAGACCCAGCGGCCCACGAACCAGGAGTACGACGCCATCGTTTCCCAGACGGGTCTGCCACGGGCCGAGGTCATTCGCTGGTTCGGGGACAGCCGGTATGGCTACAAGAACGGGCAGCTGAAGTGGTATGAGAACTACAGGCGGGGGGTCTTCCCCCCGGGGCTGGTGGAGGTCAGCCCCGCCGgccaggaggtgctggagggCTACTACGAGAAGCACAAGGGGCTGCGGGAGGAGGACGTGCCCGGGCTCTGCGAGCGCTCCCACCTCAGCGCCCAGCAGCTCAAGGTGTGGTTCGCCGTGAAGGcggaggaggagagcagggggCCCGGCCCCGAGGAGGCCTGTGCCGGCAAGGCGGCGGGAAGCCGCAAAGGGCCGTGCGAAGCCAGCTCAGAGGTGTCGGAGAGCGGCGAGTCGTGGGAGCCGGGCGGCCAGGAGGGCAGCGCCGGGACCCCCGATGCCCCTGGCCCGCCGCCCGCTGCGCGGCTCG GGCTTGGCTGA